In Bacillus sp. NP247, one DNA window encodes the following:
- a CDS encoding ABC transporter permease, with product MSKNMISRVENISQPQFYNHNKIWTKSFIIAIMIVIILGIISLFTGVYDIRGQEDGMEMFFITRVPRTVALMLTGAAMAMAGLVMQLITQNRFVEPTTTGTIEWSGLGLLFVYLLFPAPTLVQRMTGAIIFSFIGTMIFFLFLRRVKLRSSLIVPIIGLMLGAVISAVSTFLGLLFQMTQSIETWFVGSFANIQVGRYEYLWLIVIITLLIFMYANRLTLAGLGEDVATSLGVNYNRIVLFGTGLISVAVGIVAAVIGNLPFLGLIVPNIVSMFRGDDLRSNLPWVCVIGMGTITACDIISRTIIKPFEVPVSLILATVGAVVFITILLRQRKPRRLR from the coding sequence TTCTAGGGTTGAGAATATTTCTCAACCCCAGTTTTATAATCACAATAAAATATGGACAAAATCTTTTATAATAGCGATTATGATTGTTATAATTTTAGGGATTATATCATTGTTTACTGGAGTTTATGATATACGTGGACAAGAGGACGGAATGGAGATGTTTTTCATAACTCGTGTTCCGAGAACAGTAGCATTAATGCTTACTGGAGCTGCAATGGCGATGGCAGGGCTCGTAATGCAACTCATTACACAGAATCGCTTTGTTGAACCTACTACAACGGGGACTATTGAATGGTCAGGCTTAGGCCTGCTTTTTGTATATTTATTATTTCCTGCCCCGACTTTAGTTCAAAGAATGACTGGTGCAATCATTTTTTCTTTTATAGGAACTATGATTTTCTTTCTATTTTTAAGAAGAGTTAAACTTCGTTCGTCTTTAATTGTCCCGATTATCGGATTGATGCTTGGAGCAGTTATTTCTGCAGTGTCTACTTTTTTGGGACTCCTTTTTCAAATGACGCAAAGTATTGAAACTTGGTTTGTAGGTTCATTTGCTAACATTCAGGTGGGAAGATATGAATATTTATGGCTGATTGTTATCATTACTTTGCTTATTTTTATGTATGCTAATAGATTGACTTTAGCTGGACTAGGAGAAGATGTCGCAACAAGCCTTGGAGTTAATTACAATAGAATTGTTCTTTTTGGGACTGGTCTTATCTCTGTTGCTGTTGGAATTGTTGCAGCTGTTATTGGAAACTTACCTTTCTTGGGATTAATTGTGCCAAATATTGTTTCAATGTTTAGAGGTGATGATCTTAGGAGTAATTTACCTTGGGTATGTGTGATCGGAATGGGGACAATAACTGCCTGTGACATCATTTCTCGAACAATTATAAAGCCGTTTGAAGTACCTGTTTCTTTAATACTTGCAACAGTGGGAGCAGTCGTGTTTATTACTATTTTATTGAGACAAAGAAAACCAAGGAGGCTACGATGA